The genome window CGAAAGCGTTCCTTCTAAAAGACAAAAAATGAAATCCTTCTTACAATTTTCCTTCTTCACTCTACTTATTCTTTTCTTTTGTACATGCAAGCAGCCCGCAGAACCATTAAATCTTCAAGGAAATGAACGCAAAAAGATCGAAATAGTAACAAATTACGGGTCTATGATTATCGAACTCTATAATGAAACACCACTGCATCGAGATAACATGATTAATCTTGCAAGTAATAAAGCATTTGACAGTTTGCTATTTCATAGGGTTATAAATGAGTTCATGATTCAAGGAGGAGACCCAGATAGTAGAAAGGCACAACCTAATGACACGCTTGGAAATGGAGATGCTCCATACCTAATAGATGCAGAATTCCACAGTGAATTATTTCACAAAAAAGGAGTTTTAGCTGCTGCTAGAGATGATAATCATGCAAAGGCATCCAGCGCTATGCAATTCTATATCGTACAAGGGAAAAAATTTAACGATAGCCTGTTGAAGATAGTTGAAAAGCGCATTGATAAAAATAGGGCTAGAGATTATTTTAGGAATGATAATAGAAAAAATACTTTAATAGATTCCATACAATATGCAAGTGACAATGAGCACATGGAACATTATAATCAATTAATGGATAGCGTATTAAGGCTGGCCTACCAAGAAGAAAACTTTAAATCTTATGTTATTCCTGACTATCAACGCAAGATCTATAAATCGATTGGAGGTACACCGCATTTAGACCAAAATTATACGGTTTTTGGTGAATTAATAAAAGGGATGAATGTATTAGACTCCATAGCGAGAGTTCCTACAAATACTTTAGACAGGCCTTTGAATGATGTCAGGATACAAACCATAAAGTTGTTGAATTAAAAACAAGCTTTTTTTTCTTTAGTGTCACTTAAAAAAGTTGCTGCTATAGCAAGTATTTCCATCCAAGTGTTTTTTTAATTTCCCTTACAGAAAGCTATGGGTAATCATAGCAGCTATTTATATGTCTGTTCTCGCTTTCCTGCCTACCGACAGGCAGGAAAGCGAGAACAAGACCATCTTCATTAATAACCAACAAGGACTAATTTACCTCTTATCCCTTAAAAAAATGCCAATCCCTGCACCAAATGACTTTTTATTCCCTATTCTAGGGTGGATGTTTTAAAACAGTAGTCATTTTCCTTATAGGCAAATGCAATAGCTTAGAAAAGCCTTTTAAGGCATCGTGATGGTAAGACTTTATAGCACTATTTTAATATAGTGAATTAAATAAAATATCATTGCCCGAAGCTATTGGAACTTAATTCTCCTAGCTTTAGAATTAAATTATAAACCCACTTGAAAAAAAAACTAAAACAACTAGAATTATTTCTAAAAAGCTCCAGGTTTGACCGTGGACTTCGGATTGGAATCGGAATTACGCTGCCCTTTGCGGTGTTGTATTTTTTAGGGTATTTTGAGTATGCTCCAGCTGTAGTCGTTGGTGCTTTTTTAAATGCCCCTGGTGATATTCCGGGAAGTTTTAAGCGTAAGGTCAATGCCATTTTAATCAGTATTGGATTAACGATGGTGATAACCACTTTAATACTGTTTTCAAAGCCTTTCCTGCCATTACTCTTGCTAGTAATTGCGATCATTACGTTTGCGGTGTCCCTCATTTCCGTTTATGGTTTTAGAGCGTCTTTAGTGTCCTTTTCTGGCTTGTTGTCTATGGTCATCGCATTTGCTATCCAAAAGGAAACAGCACAAGAGATTTTTGTTCATGTTGCTTTAATGGGAATTGGTGGTATCTGGTATTTGGTCGTATCCTTTATTTTTCAAAAATTGGCACCTGTAAAGGATCAGAATCAGTTGTTGTCAGATACGCTTCTTCTCACTGGTAAGTACCTGAAATTAAGAGCAAAATTATTGACGCGAAAAAACAAACGTAATGCGCGCTTTAAAGAAACTTTTGTCCTTCAAAATCAAATCAACGAAAAGCATGAAACGCTTCGAGAAACACTGCTTACGGCACGTAAACGTTCTGGACGTTCTCGTTATGAAGAAAAACAACTATTGATCTTACTCTCCACTATTAATATCTTCGAATTGATAGAGGCAAAATATTTAGATTATGAAAGGATCGATGGTATTTTTGGTGCGCATAAAGAATTTCTAAAAGCCTCCAAAAAGCTCAATAAAATTATGGGCAATCATCTTATACGCTTGTCTGAAATATTGATTCAAAATGATAAAGTACCCGATAAAGAAATTCTAATAAATGCCTTATCAAAAGCATCTAAATCAATTACCAATTATATCAATACCGTCAAGCTACCTGAAGCACGTGAAGGTGCTTTGGTGTTAAAAAATCTATACGATTATCAAGAACAGTTACTTCAAGAAATCAAGACTATAAGACGAGTAATGGCAAATGTCAAAGAGGCGTCTAAGGTTTCTTTAAAACGAGAAGATTCGAGTCAGTTTTTAACACTTCAAGAATACAGGCTCAACGTCCTTGTTCAAAATCTCAGTTTGGACTCCACCATGTTTAGACATTCCTTACGTCTTAGCATCGCGATTTTATTTGCTTATTCGTTAGGCTTTGTATTTGATATACAGAATACCTACTGGATCTTACTGACGATAATTGTTATCATGCGACCTAGCTATGGGTTAACAAAAGAGCGTTCAAAAGATCGCATCATCGGCACACTAATAGGTGCTGCTATTGCAGTTGGTATTGTACTGCTTACTCAAAATGTAGTGGTCTACGCTATACTGGCAATTGTCTCATTGATATTTGCATTTGCATTGCTTCAACAAAATTATAAGTCGGCTGCTGCATTGATCACCATCAGTATTGTTTTTGTGTATTCCTTTATCAATCCTGATGCTTTTGAAGTGATTCAATATCGTGTTATCGATACCGTTATAGGATCGACTATTGCTGTTGTTGCTAATTATGTGCTGTTACCTAGTTGGGAGGTAAATAATCTAAAACAGGTGCTTCTCAATGCCTTAAAGATGAATAAAAATTATCTTTTAGCAACACAAGAGCTGTATCAAGATCCTTCTAAAAATAAGCTCTCCTATAATGTCGCAAGGAAAGAAGCATTTCTTGCCATCAGTAATTTAAATGCTGCCTTTCAACGGTTGACTCAGGATCCTAAATCCAAACAAAGACAGTTTCAACTCATTTATGAAATTGTAACACTTAACCAGACCATGGTTTCGGCCATCGCCTCTATAGGTAATTTTATCAGCAATCATACCACTACCCCTGCTTCTATAGAGTTTCATATACTCATGAAAAAAATTGCGAATACCCTAGAAATGTCATTCGATAGTTTAGACCATACCCAACTCCATAAAAAAGTCGCTGAAGAAACTGCAGAAGATGCTCAGGAAAAATTGTTAGATAAATACCAGCAATTATCAAATTTGAGAGATGAAAATATCAATCAAGGCCATTTGGAGTTAGATACAGAAACACTTCATGCGCTTCAGGAAGCCTATTTGATTGCCAATCATATGGCCTGGTTAAAATCTCTTTCCGAAAATCTGAAAAAGGCTACAGAACATTACCGCGCTTCTATCGTAGATGACCAAGAGACGTTTTATTAATTTTTTAAAACCTCTATCTAAGGTTCTAGCTATCGTTCACATAGAGCCGTAGCAGCATATTCCATATGATACTTATCGTTAACTATAGATGATGTCGTTTTTATATACTCCCTACAGTCACACTCTCAAAACAGTATTAAAGTGTAAGTCTAGTTATTTAAAGACCAGTTTGTTATTGGTTCCGCTTTCGCTCCCCGACCGGAAAGCGAGAATGTCCGCAATCTTATTCAATCAATGGATCACTTAGTTTCAATACTTAAAATATCAAAAATAGCTTTGATAACATCGAGACCATAAGTTTCTTGATCTTGATAAAGACTTCATTGTTCTAATGGTTTAATTGGACCAACAATACCTAATCAAATAAGGAAGATCCACACAAAGATGCTGAGATAAGGCTAGGTTGGTGATAATTTACTTAGTATGATCAGTGATGTAGCAATTTAAAAGCTTATTTTTAAAAAATAAAATAAGCCATTAGAGAAGCACCATTTATAATCCTGAGCGGTAAAAATTCTCAAACAAACTTCAAACAAACATCCTGTTCGCTATATGAAAGAAAATCCTTTAACTATGGAAATGTTATTAGACCAACTTGTAGGCCTAGAAATCATCCAAGTTGCAGCAATCCCTATGATTTTACTTGTTTTATTAGAATGGCTCCTTACCATTATTCAAAAAAAAGATTATTATAACGGCCTAGATACCTTATCAGCCACCTGTATTGGCCTAGTAAATGTTGGTATTTCTGCTTTATTAAAAATAGGGATCTTTGGAATTTTTCTATTCTTTTATAACGCAGTTCCTTGGAGTATTCCAAGAGTATGGTGGGCTTACATTTTTTGTATTATTTCTATTGATTTTTGTAGGTACTGGTCACATAGATTAACTCATGTTAATCGTTTCTGGTGGGCAACTCATGTAACACATCACAATTCTGAAAAATACAACTGGTCGGTATCTTTTCGATTAGGTTGGACACAACATATTAAAATTATTTTTTTCATTCCTATAGTTTTGATGGGGTTTGACCCTGTACTTTTTTTTATATGCCACCAAATTGAGGTACTCTATCAATTTTGGATTCACACGGAGTATATTAGAAAATTACCTGCACCTATTGAATATATTTTTGTTACACCATCTCATCACCGAGTTCATCATTCGAGAAACGAGAAATATCTGGATAAGAACTTTGGATCGACTTTTATCATTTGGGATAGAATATTTGGAACCTTTCAAGCCGAAGAGGAACAACCTATATATGGCATTACGAAACCAATTAACTCCTATAACCCCATTACTTTAAATTTTCACGAATGGAAAGACATTACATTAGATGTCATAAAAAGTCGCTCCTTAAAAGAAGCTTATGCCATGATGTTTACGAGTCCTTCTAAATTGGAAATGGTGAAATCCGAGTTTAATTCTATTTATTCTCAGGAAAATGAACCAGCAACTAAGACTGATGTTGATTTTAACAAGATCAATGCTTTTGAAAATAGTAAATAGCTAGGGCCTTTAATCACATATAGCGTTTTAAAGAAATTGAGACCGATAAGGAGCTGAGGTAAAAGCAAGACTTTTCTTCTTTAATGGAAGACGCTATAATTCAAAGCTCCTAGATTCAAGTATTTGATTCTATGAGCTTTTTTTATACAGATCCTTTTTACTTATTAGGGGTATATAATAACACGGGTTTATCATATATACGATCGACGTTTCACTTAAAAACAGTTTTGAAGTTGTTTATTTACCTCCTCTGTAATATCTATTTTTTTTATACCAATTCCGCTTTCGCGAAAGCGAGAACATCATAATCATCAGTGATTTTATCGAGTAAAATCTCTTTAATGCCATCTTTTAATCCTTTTGATGGGTGCATAAATTCTAAGTAAATAACAAAACTATGACATCAATTATTTAGAACGTCATATATTCAGAAAATACGATTGATTTTTTATTCATTTTTTTCCTACATTCAACCTTGTAACAAGCAACTTCTAAAAGTTAGAACACTTAGAAACAATCATTATAAAAAACATGAAAAGTGCCCTCGTACTTTTTTTAACTATCCTAATTATTGTTGGCTGTAAACAAGAAAAAAAAACTTCTGAACGTTTAACAGAACTATCAGAACCTAAAGGAGTTAAAAACCTAGCCTATAAATGGGGAGAGATGGCTTTAACAGCCCAAGCAAGGGATACGGAAAGATTTAAACCAAGACCCACTGTCACTTCTAGATACTTAGGATTGGTATTTATTTCCATCTTTGACGCGTGGACCAGGTTTGATGAAAAAGCAATTCCTGTATACCTCAACGGAGTCGAAAGAAAGCCACTGAATGAACCCACGTTAAAAAATAAAGAAATTGCCATTAGCTACGCGGCTTTTAGAGCCTTGAGTGAGTATTATTATTCGGACAAAGAATTGTTTGCAGAGTTTATGGTAGAACTTGGATTAGATCCCAACAATAATTCTTTAGATCCCAATACTCCTGAAGGTGTTGGAAATTTAGCTGCTATAGCCGTTATTGATGCTAGAAAAGGAGATGGGTCCAATCAAAATGGAGAAGAAGAGGGGTCAAATGGAACACCTTATTTTGACTATACCGGTTATGCTCCTGTGAATTCCCCAGATGAAAATATCGATCCCGATAGATGGCAACCTAAGTATTTTTCAGACGGTAAAGGAGGAACTTATGCGCCAGGCTGTTTGACTCCTTTTTGGGATAAAGTCCAGCCTATTGGTTTAAAATCGGCCGATCAATTCCGTCCAGGACCGCCACCAAAAATAGGCTCTCCACAAATGAAAATAGAGGTTCAAGAAGTTATTGATTTACAAAAAAACCTGACGGACTACCAAAAAGCCTTGGTAGAATTCATGCGAGATGGGCCCGAATCTGTTCAACAAGCTGGACATTGGTTAAAGTTTGCGCAAGATGTTTCCCGAAGAGATGCCCACACACTAGACCAAGATGTAAAGATGTATTTCTATAACCAGATAGTAGCAATGGATGCTTTTATCGCCAATTGGGATTCTAAAATGTTCTATGACTCTGCCAGACCTTATGCATTGGTTCACGAATATTATAAGGGACAAGAAATTAAAGCTTGGGGAGGAGAAGGGAAAGGAATGATAGAAATGGACGGCTCAAAATGGCAACCCTATTCACCACCAATATTTTTATGCCCTCCATTTCCAAGCTATACCTCAGGTCATAGCACCATAAGTGGTGGTTGTGCTGAAGCATTAAAAATCTGGACTGGTAGTGAAGAATTTGGTTCTGAAGCAGTAATGGTTGCAGGTGCTTTGACAGAGCCTGATCATCTAGGAGAAGCGATTACTTTGAAGTTCCCAACATTTACAGAAGCTGCCGAAATGGCTGGAATTTCAAGAGTCTTAGGAGGATATCACATACAGTCAGATAATATTGCAGGCCTGGAATTGGGCAGAAAAGTAGCAAGAGAAGACTGGAAGTTTTACAAAAAACATATAGGAGAAGAATTATAATAGACTTTAAGACGATAAAACTCTTTGATTTTGATCTCGCTAAAAATTCAGCTGTTATATTTAAGCTTGTCAATACCTTAAAGTTGAAGTACAGGCCTGATCAACCACTCCTGCCCTAGCCTAATGCAACCTATTGATAAACTATTATTAAGATGATCAAGAAGCTTCAAAATACTGATATAGAAGTATCCCAAAAAATCCATTCTGTTTTTCAAGCGTCCTATGCGGTAGAGGCCCAATTATTAAAGGCTTTTAATTTTCCGCCTTTAAAGAGACCTCTAGAAAATTATAGAGAAAGTAAAACAGATTTTTTTGGATTTATTAAGAAAGAAGAATTAGCAGGAGTCATTGAAATAAATCCTAAGGATGATCACACCCGTATTGCTAGTCTGGTTATAGATCCACATTTTTTTAGACAGGGTATTGCAGGACAGTTAATAGAATTTGTTTTCAATGCTTATGACTCCAATTTATTTATTGTTGAAACTGGTCTGGATAATGGACCGGCCGTTGGGCTCTATAAAAAATTCGGTTTTATAGAAGTTACACAATGGGACACGGATTTTGGTATACGAAAAATACGTTTGGAACGCAGGTGAAAATATCCAAATTGATTTCAATGGAAATTAAAATAAAAATCGCCGTTCCAAGTATGGAAAGGTCTGATCTCAACACCTATTCAAATAGGTCTGATGATAAATAACGATCACCACGGTCACATATAATACTGACTATAACGCCACTTTTCAATTCGTTTGCCAGTCTCAGTGCTGCTGTTGTAGCTCCACCACTACTCATTCCTGCGAGTATGCCTTCTTCCTTTGCCAATCTTCTAGTCATCGCGATAGATTCCTTTTGGCTGACCTCTAAAACCCTGTCTACTTTTTTAGCATCAAATATTTTAGGTAAATATTCAATAGGCCATTTTCGTATACCCGGTATGCTCGAGCCATCTGTAGGTTGTACGCCCACTATCTGAATGTTGTTGTTCTTTTCTTTTAAAAAGCTAGAAGTTCCCATAATAGTTCCGGTAGTTCCCATAGAAGAAACGAAGTGCGTCACTTCACCATGGGTATCTCTCCATATTTCGGGTCCTGTGGATTTGTAATGAGCTTTCCAATTGTCCTCATTTGCAAATTGATTAAATGTATAGTACCCCTCGTTTTCTACTTTTGCAGTGGTATAATCTCGAGCTCCTTCTATACCATCTGGGTGCAAAGTGACTTTGGCTCCATAGGCCTTCATAGTTTGAACACGCTCCTTAGTAGCCGAAGAAGGCATAACGAGTTCTATATCTAGTTTAAATATCCCAGCAATCATGGCAAGTGCAATGCCTGTATTCCCACTAGTTGCTTCTATAAGATTTGATGTGCTATCTATTTCCCCTCTATCTAAAGCACTTTTAATCATGTTATAAGCAGCCCTGTCTTTAACGCTTCCTCCTGGGTTGTTTCCTTCCATTTTAAAATACAAAGTCACATTAGGATTTGTATTGAGCACCATCGATTTTACCAGAGGTGTATTTCCTATTTGATCAATTAATGTATGACTCATTTTATAACTGTGCTTTTGTAAATATTTGTACTTCTGGAGTATGCAATACAGTAGAATTTTTTGGGACAGATGCCGTCAACCAAGTATTTCCTCCTATAATACTGTTCTCTCCTATTACGGTGTCTCCTCCTAAAATAGAAGCATTGGCATAAATGACAACATTTTTTTCAATAGTAGGATGTCGCTTTATATTTTTAAGTTGTTTTTTAATCTTAAGTGCCCCTAAAGTCACACCTTGATAAATTTTGACATTATCGTGAATCTCTGAGGTTTCTCCAATCACTACTCCTGTTCCATGATCAATAAAAAAAGAATTCCCAATTTGGGCACCCGGGTGAATATCGATTCCTGTGAGCTGGTGGGCATATTCTGTCATTAGACGCGGTATAAGAGGCAAGCCTAATTTAAAAAACTCCCTAGCCATTCTATAGATGGCAATAGCAAAAAAACCTGGATAGGCTAGATATACCTCTTCAATAGATGCAGCCGCTGGATCATTGTTATATATAGCTGTTGCATCTTTTTTTAAACTGTCAAATAAATCTGGTATGCTTTGCGTAAAGTCTTCCCATTTCTTACAAGGTTTTCCTTCGATTTCTGGACAAGCTATATTTCTTATTTTAAGAAATAAAGCCTCGAGTTCCATAAGTGTGTTTTCTGCATCTGTCCCATAATCAAACAAAGCATTAAAAAGCAATTGAGTAAACCGTTGTGATTCCTGCTTTAACAGGACAGAAACCCTAATTTCCTGCTTTTGCTTTTTGATAGCTTGTATCAATGTGGAGTGATTCATATTTTTATTTAAAGAGACGGATTTTTAAAGTAGCACCTCATTAAAAAGGAGTTAAAACTATTTTTATTTTTTATAACTCATACCATTCCACCTCAAGTTGATTCTAGTTATGCTCCTACCTATTTTTTTTAGCACCTAACAGGAACATAAATAAGTTGATCTTTTATAAAATTAAGATGAAGTTGGACTCCAGCAAAAAAGTAAAACATACCTATTCAAGCTACCAAAAGCAGTTTTATAACATACTAATGGCTTTTAGATGATGCTTTCATAAACACCATACAATGTTGCCATGGAAGATTACTTATGTTACTTTCTAATTTAAAACCTGCCGCCTTAAATTCCTTAACAGCTTGTTTTTCGCTCATTTTATGAACTTCCTTAATGGGTACACTGGCATCTTCAGCTCGATACTCTATTAAATAAACTCTCCCATTAGCTCGCAATGCTTTTTTTATAGATGCTATCATTTCTACTGGATAGCTGAACTCATGGTATACATCTACCATCAGTACTTTATCTACCGATTTTTCAGCTAAGTTGACGCTCTTTTCGCTTCCTTTTACAACGTCCACATTATCAATCTTATTAATATCAATACGATAATCCATTACTGCTAACATTTCCTCTTGAATATCCACGGCATAAACAAATCCTTTTTTTACTGATGGAGCTATTTTAAAAACATGATAACCCGATCCTGCGCCAATATCTGCAACGGTATCCCCTGGTTGGATGTTCATATTATTTAACAGTTTGGCAGTGTTCTCCTCCTTTTCGCGTTCTGGGCGATCTAGCCAGTCCATTCCCTCATAACCCATCACATAAGCTATTTCTCTTCCCATATACCACTTACCAGTGCCATTAGGATCTCCTTTTTTATACGTATAAACATCTTCAGAGCTTGTGTTTTGAGCTATTGCCATACTGGAAAGGCATAGCAGTAGCAGTAATGTTGTCATTTTAATCATAGGAAAGATCTTTATCGATTTACCTATTATAAGTCGTTTTTTGCTATAAAGCTTAAAAGCATCATACGGCAAAGCCTTCTGTTAGGTCTGTATACCTGTTTTCAGATTTTCTATTTTGATAGGAACGCAAAAATGAAAGTGCTTTTTCCGAATATTTAACCCGTAATCACATAAAAATAAATGCCTGGTTCTCCAATCAGTAATTCTATAAGCGCAATAATATGATTTAATCAATAAGCTTAAAAAATATATCGAAAAGGATGATGATTTCTATTTTGTCAAGAGGTGAAATTTTTAAATGTGCTTATATTTGCTGCCATAATAACAGGTGTTCACCTGTCATGTGCGCATTTTTACAGACTTTGTTTCTAATAAACCCTTTCTGCTGAATGAATAACGAACAAACTGCAATACGAACGACTTACTTCAGTATTATCGGGAACATTGCTTTAGCTCTTATAAAAGGATGTGCTGGTTTCTTTGGAAACTCCTATGCTCTTATCGCAGATGCTATTGAATCAACAACAGATATTTTCGCTTCATTTTTAGTTTTATTAGGTTTTAAATATGCCAAGAGGCCTGCAGACGAAAATCATCCCTATGGACACGGTAAAATTGAACCATTAATCACGTTTGCTGTAGTCGCTTTTCTTGTAGTCTCAGCTACCATAATCGCATATGAGAGCATTCAAAACATTCAGACTCCCCATAAAACTCCTAAATCTTGGACTTTAATTGTTTTAGGTTTGATCATCATCTGGAAAGAAGTCTCTTTTCAAATCGTCATAAAGAAAAGTAAACAAACGAATAGTTCTTCTCTTAAAGCAGATGCTTGGCATCATAGAAGTGACGCAATAACATCTGTAATGGCTTTTATTGGAATTTCAATAGCTATCTTTTTTGGAAAAGGTTATGAAACTGCTGATGATTGGGCGGCCCTATTTGCATCTGGATTTATTTTATATAATAGCTATTTGATTTTAAGACCTGCTTTAGGCGAGGTTATGGATGAACAACTCTACGGTGATCTCATAAATGATATTAGGATCAAATCGATAGAAGTAGAAGGTGTTTTAGGTACTGAGAAATGTTTTATACGCAAAGCTGGGATGAAATTTCACGTGGATTTACACGCCATAATAAACGGAGAAATTTCTGTAAAGCAAGGGCATGACATCTCACATCATCTAAAAGATCATTTAAGAAAGGAATTACCCAATTTAGGACATGTACTCATACATATCGAACCAGACAAATAAGAAAGGTCTTAAAATCGTCTTAGATTTATAACTGATTTTACTCCTTTTATTGAAAAACTATAAGCGCTCTAAAAACTCTATTTAACAAGTGAGCTTACAGGTAATAAATTCACTTCTTAGCAGCTACTTTCTTACTTTCTTAAAAACACCTGAGATTCATCAAAAAATGGTGAAAACTGAAAACAATTGATGAAAATCAGCCTTTTTTTAATAAAATTTGGCAAAACACCCAACCTGTCACCGACAAATTGACGCTTAAACAAGTCTATTTAAAATTAATATTGTAAATTTATTAATCTTTTTAACTCTATGCCTTTAATTCTGCAACTATTAGTGTGTTAATTTAAAAATACCTTAATTCTTTAAATTAAAAAGTCATATTAACACTTCTGTACAATACTTGCACAAAGTAAGGTTCAATTAATATTGATAATGAATACCTTATAACATGAAAGTATTAGTAATTGGCGCAGGAAATATGGGCTTCACTTATTCTGAAGGAATGGCAAGCTCCCCGCTGCTCTCTAAACAGAAACTTAGAATCTACGATACAGATCCTAATAAAATTAAAACACTAAATGAAGATGGAAGGTTTAATGTTTACAGCAAACTAGAAGATTGTCTGCCTAAATCAGACATTGTATTTATCGCTGTAAAGCCTTATCACTGCGAAGGTTTGTTCGCTGAAATGAAACCAATGGTCAACAAGGAACAATTATTTGTTTCTTTGATGGCTGGAGTTACCATTGAAACTATTCAAGAGCAATTAGGTGTTAAAAAAGTAGTGAGAACCATGCCTAATTTACCTGCTCAGGTGGGCAAAGGAGTTACTTCGTATACGGAGTCTGAAGAAGTTACTAAAATTGAGCTTCTTATGGTAAGGAATCTATTAGACACAACGGGTACCTCCATACATGTCACTACCCAAAAATTCATAGATGCCTCCACCGGAATTTCT of Nonlabens sp. Ci31 contains these proteins:
- a CDS encoding cation diffusion facilitator family transporter, whose amino-acid sequence is MNNEQTAIRTTYFSIIGNIALALIKGCAGFFGNSYALIADAIESTTDIFASFLVLLGFKYAKRPADENHPYGHGKIEPLITFAVVAFLVVSATIIAYESIQNIQTPHKTPKSWTLIVLGLIIIWKEVSFQIVIKKSKQTNSSSLKADAWHHRSDAITSVMAFIGISIAIFFGKGYETADDWAALFASGFILYNSYLILRPALGEVMDEQLYGDLINDIRIKSIEVEGVLGTEKCFIRKAGMKFHVDLHAIINGEISVKQGHDISHHLKDHLRKELPNLGHVLIHIEPDK
- the proC gene encoding pyrroline-5-carboxylate reductase, which gives rise to MKVLVIGAGNMGFTYSEGMASSPLLSKQKLRIYDTDPNKIKTLNEDGRFNVYSKLEDCLPKSDIVFIAVKPYHCEGLFAEMKPMVNKEQLFVSLMAGVTIETIQEQLGVKKVVRTMPNLPAQVGKGVTSYTESEEVTKIELLMVRNLLDTTGTSIHVTTQKFIDASTGISGSGPAYVFYFMQSMLDAALKMGFSDYDSKVLVSSTFEGAIELFNQNNLSPESWIDRVASKGGTTRAAIDSMEDNNVNELIKEAAYAAFDRAVELGKE